A single genomic interval of Terriglobus albidus harbors:
- the lpxC gene encoding UDP-3-O-acyl-N-acetylglucosamine deacetylase: protein MSGKPHYERTIASEISFSGIGLHSGAPVTTRLIPAPAGSGIVFRRTDLDGFEIPANNRNVAKVSYATSLMRQGVLISTTEHLLSAFIGYGIDNVIVEIDNLELPILDGSAGPYVTEFERVGSRQQRRKREYIRILKEVEVREGDKFIGVYPGTGYQIDYLIDFPSPIGRERFLGDLETGAYTDLIAPARTFGWKEDEAKLRDMGLIRGVSEQSAIILTRTGVQNGPLRFPDEFVRHKVLDLIGDLALAGRRIQGRVVAERAGHAMHTALVSQLMKDRSTWELAYVYDEEAVESDAFAGLQPVHA, encoded by the coding sequence GTGTCAGGTAAGCCCCATTACGAACGCACCATCGCCTCGGAGATCAGCTTCTCCGGTATTGGCCTTCATTCCGGAGCTCCCGTCACCACGCGCCTTATCCCTGCCCCCGCAGGGTCAGGTATTGTGTTTCGCCGCACGGACCTGGACGGCTTCGAGATCCCTGCAAACAATCGCAATGTCGCCAAGGTCAGCTACGCCACCAGCCTGATGCGCCAGGGCGTACTCATCTCGACGACCGAGCATCTGCTCTCGGCCTTTATTGGTTACGGCATCGACAACGTCATCGTCGAGATCGACAACCTCGAGCTCCCGATCCTCGACGGCTCCGCCGGACCATACGTGACGGAATTCGAACGCGTCGGCAGCCGTCAGCAGCGCCGCAAGCGGGAATACATCCGCATCCTCAAAGAGGTCGAGGTCCGCGAGGGCGATAAGTTCATCGGCGTCTACCCCGGCACCGGCTACCAGATCGACTACCTCATCGACTTCCCTTCGCCGATCGGCCGCGAACGTTTCCTCGGCGACCTCGAGACCGGAGCTTACACCGACCTCATCGCTCCCGCCCGCACCTTCGGTTGGAAAGAAGATGAGGCCAAGCTTCGCGACATGGGTCTGATCCGCGGAGTCTCCGAGCAGTCGGCCATCATCCTCACCCGCACCGGTGTCCAGAACGGCCCGCTTCGTTTCCCGGATGAGTTCGTCCGCCACAAAGTCCTCGACCTCATCGGTGATCTCGCCTTGGCAGGCCGCCGCATTCAGGGCCGCGTTGTCGCCGAACGTGCCGGGCACGCCATGCATACCGCCCTCGTCTCCCAGCTCATGAAAGACCGCTCTACCTGGGAGCTGGCCTACGTCTACGACGAGGAGGCTGTCGAATCCGACGCCTTTGCCGGTCTGCAGCCTGTCCATGCCTAA
- a CDS encoding ParA family protein, translating to MSKVLAIVNQKGGVGKTTTAINLSAAIALEGLDTLLIDIDPQANSTGGLGFGRDDERASTYDVLMTAVTPDAAMLTTEIGTLKLIPSSKNLIGATIELIQQDRREFRLRDALEPLRERFPFILLDCPPALDLLTLNALVASDGLLVPMQAEYFALEGISELMSTLDRVSQAFNHGLALEGVLMTMYDERTNLAQQVTANLQEFFGDKLLKTTIPRNVRLAEAPSHGKPVMVYDPRSRGSDAYRDLALELLKRNKIESPKAKERAKAAKTGQEFKFWPYNK from the coding sequence ATGAGCAAGGTACTAGCCATAGTGAATCAGAAGGGCGGCGTCGGGAAGACGACGACTGCCATCAACCTCTCTGCCGCCATTGCCCTGGAAGGCCTGGATACCCTGTTGATCGATATCGATCCTCAGGCAAACTCCACCGGCGGCCTCGGTTTCGGACGAGATGACGAGCGAGCGTCCACCTACGACGTGCTAATGACCGCCGTGACGCCGGACGCCGCCATGCTCACGACCGAGATTGGCACCTTGAAGCTGATCCCTTCGAGCAAGAACCTGATCGGCGCCACCATCGAACTCATTCAACAGGATCGCCGGGAGTTCCGGCTTAGGGATGCCCTGGAGCCGCTGCGGGAGCGTTTTCCCTTTATCCTGCTGGACTGTCCGCCAGCCCTGGATCTGCTGACCCTGAATGCCCTGGTCGCCTCCGATGGCCTGCTCGTACCGATGCAGGCCGAATACTTCGCCCTGGAAGGCATCAGCGAGCTGATGAGCACGCTGGACCGGGTCTCCCAGGCCTTCAATCACGGCCTGGCGCTGGAAGGTGTGCTGATGACCATGTACGACGAGCGCACCAACCTGGCACAGCAGGTCACGGCCAATCTGCAGGAGTTCTTTGGGGACAAGCTGTTGAAGACCACCATCCCCCGCAATGTACGTCTGGCGGAGGCTCCCAGCCACGGAAAGCCGGTGATGGTCTACGACCCGCGGTCACGTGGGTCCGATGCCTACCGCGACCTGGCCCTGGAGCTATTGAAGCGCAACAAGATCGAAAGCCCGAAAGCGAAAGAACGCGCCAAGGCAGCGAAGACGGGGCAGGAGTTCAAATTCTGGCCCTACAACAAGTAG
- a CDS encoding trimeric intracellular cation channel family protein: MDTPKLRRGLDLVLLTADFAGTLLFAMEGALAGIRGAMDLFGILVLAFTTAVGGGIVRDLLIGATPPASIKDWRYGAIAITGGMLAFVFHGTVAQQASSVLITALDAAGLSLFAIAGATKALEFGMHPMMAVLLGTITGCGGGTIRDIFLNTIPGILRTDIYASAALLGAAVMVISVRALRLHPSLAALAGGISCFVLRMLSVWQGWSLPKIGA, translated from the coding sequence ATGGACACACCCAAACTACGGCGCGGCCTTGACCTCGTATTGTTGACCGCTGACTTCGCCGGCACGCTCCTGTTTGCCATGGAGGGCGCCTTGGCGGGTATTCGCGGTGCTATGGACCTTTTCGGCATTTTGGTGCTTGCCTTTACCACTGCTGTTGGTGGCGGCATCGTCCGCGACCTGCTGATCGGAGCTACACCACCCGCATCGATCAAAGACTGGCGATATGGAGCCATCGCTATTACCGGCGGCATGCTGGCATTTGTCTTTCATGGAACAGTGGCGCAGCAGGCCAGCTCGGTACTGATCACTGCTTTGGATGCCGCCGGGCTGTCGTTGTTTGCCATCGCCGGAGCTACCAAGGCGCTGGAGTTCGGCATGCATCCAATGATGGCGGTGTTGCTGGGCACAATTACCGGCTGTGGCGGGGGAACGATCCGCGACATCTTTCTGAACACAATCCCGGGGATACTTCGGACGGATATCTACGCCTCGGCGGCGCTGCTGGGTGCAGCGGTGATGGTGATTTCGGTGCGGGCGCTGCGATTGCATCCCAGCCTGGCGGCACTGGCCGGCGGCATATCCTGCTTCGTTCTGCGCATGCTGAGCGTGTGGCAGGGATGGAGCCTGCCGAAGATCGGAGCGTGA
- a CDS encoding methyltransferase family protein, with protein sequence MKWLRATALEYRLRYLIHAVIFILGFTAPWNKGWMNVGRQSVWVELSGGLMKGTGLGFATATETVLVLAALLACAGAWLRIWGTAYLGVGVVEDSGMHGERVIADGPYRYTRNPLYLGSILHTLGVAVLMQPLAALFAVVLITAVQLRLILREEAFLEEQRGPAYLTYKAAVPRLFPSLQARVPAGGAKPAWGQAILGEIYFLGVAASFLLLGWQWDAWLILRGIIISWGAALVARAFTK encoded by the coding sequence ATGAAGTGGCTGCGCGCGACCGCGCTTGAGTATCGCCTGCGGTATCTGATTCACGCCGTCATCTTCATACTTGGCTTTACCGCGCCATGGAATAAGGGTTGGATGAATGTCGGCCGCCAGTCGGTGTGGGTCGAGCTCTCCGGTGGCCTGATGAAGGGCACAGGCCTCGGATTCGCCACGGCTACCGAGACGGTGCTGGTGTTGGCTGCGCTTCTGGCCTGCGCGGGGGCCTGGCTCCGGATCTGGGGTACGGCCTATCTCGGTGTTGGAGTCGTCGAGGACTCAGGCATGCACGGCGAACGTGTCATCGCCGATGGTCCGTATCGCTATACGCGCAATCCGTTATATCTGGGCTCCATTCTGCATACCCTCGGGGTTGCCGTGCTGATGCAGCCGCTGGCGGCATTGTTCGCGGTGGTGTTGATTACCGCCGTCCAGCTCCGCTTGATTCTGCGGGAAGAGGCGTTCCTGGAAGAACAGCGTGGCCCAGCGTATCTGACCTACAAGGCGGCCGTGCCGCGGCTATTTCCCAGCCTGCAGGCGCGCGTTCCCGCAGGGGGAGCAAAGCCCGCATGGGGGCAGGCAATTCTGGGCGAGATCTATTTCCTTGGGGTTGCAGCCAGCTTCCTTCTGCTGGGCTGGCAATGGGATGCATGGCTGATTCTGCGCGGCATCATCATCTCGTGGGGCGCAGCGTTGGTGGCACGTGCGTTCACCAAGTAG
- a CDS encoding ParB/RepB/Spo0J family partition protein, with protein MSTGAKRAALGKGLEALLPSKKPAAEPVAPPPPAPSVTVIEGKPKEIPVEAIERNPYQTRTRFDETALAELSASIAELGVAQPILVRSLPGGKFQLIAGERRWLASQRAGKTTVPAIIKEVSNEQAMEITIVENLQRADLNPMEQAKAYQRLSSEFGLTQEQMAKRTGKDRASVANFLRLLKLPESVQARVEVGEISFGHARSLLALEDSQLIEKAALKVVQMGMSVRATETFVQNQLNPERKLGKVETVEEPPIDPNVKEAQTKLQRTLGLKVRIEDKNGKGRVVIEYANVDDFDRLLEALA; from the coding sequence ATGAGCACTGGAGCCAAACGCGCCGCACTGGGGAAAGGTCTGGAAGCCCTGCTTCCCTCCAAGAAGCCGGCTGCTGAACCCGTCGCCCCACCGCCCCCTGCCCCCTCTGTCACCGTCATCGAGGGCAAACCGAAAGAGATTCCGGTCGAGGCGATCGAGCGCAACCCCTATCAGACGCGCACCCGGTTCGATGAGACGGCGCTGGCGGAGCTGAGTGCGTCGATTGCGGAGCTGGGCGTGGCCCAGCCGATCCTGGTACGTTCGCTGCCTGGCGGCAAATTTCAGCTCATCGCCGGTGAACGCCGCTGGCTGGCTTCGCAACGCGCAGGTAAGACCACCGTTCCCGCCATCATCAAAGAGGTCTCGAACGAGCAGGCGATGGAGATCACCATCGTCGAGAACCTGCAGCGCGCCGATCTGAATCCGATGGAACAGGCCAAGGCCTATCAGAGGCTGTCAAGCGAGTTCGGTCTGACCCAGGAACAGATGGCCAAGCGCACCGGCAAAGATCGGGCGAGCGTCGCTAACTTCCTTCGTTTGTTGAAGTTACCGGAATCGGTCCAGGCCCGCGTAGAAGTCGGAGAGATCAGCTTCGGGCATGCGCGTTCGCTGCTAGCCCTCGAAGACTCCCAACTTATTGAAAAGGCAGCACTTAAGGTTGTACAGATGGGCATGTCCGTCCGTGCGACTGAGACGTTCGTCCAAAACCAGCTCAATCCGGAGCGCAAGCTGGGCAAGGTCGAGACAGTGGAAGAGCCGCCGATCGATCCCAATGTGAAGGAAGCCCAGACCAAGCTGCAGCGGACGCTTGGCTTGAAGGTACGGATCGAGGACAAGAATGGCAAGGGCAGGGTCGTCATCGAGTACGCCAATGTCGACGACTTCGATCGTCTGCTCGAGGCCTTGGCATGA
- a CDS encoding NAD(P)H-binding protein codes for MISVMGVTGQVGGAIARKLIAEGKKVRVVVRSTDKGEIWKRASAEVAVASTDDTAALTRAFANTEAVFVMLPPVFDPAPGYPESAAATTSIRNALEAAKPGRVIALSTIGGQVDRDNLLIQLHHWEQALRTLGLPIVFLRPTWFIENTQWLLAAAREKGVFASHLQPLDKPVPMVAVDDIATTASDLLTGKDRTTGIVELTGPQDVTPIEIASTLGHFFSREVRAQAIPRETWETEFRAAGMQHPEPRMRMLDGFNEGWIRFEGAPRRGTTTLETALRQLILQKA; via the coding sequence ATGATTTCAGTCATGGGAGTGACAGGACAGGTAGGCGGAGCGATCGCCCGCAAGCTAATAGCCGAAGGAAAAAAAGTACGCGTGGTGGTTCGCAGCACTGACAAAGGTGAAATTTGGAAACGGGCCAGCGCAGAGGTAGCCGTTGCATCCACAGACGACACTGCGGCACTTACGCGTGCATTCGCTAATACCGAAGCTGTCTTTGTAATGCTTCCACCAGTCTTCGATCCGGCGCCTGGATATCCCGAGTCCGCCGCGGCCACTACATCTATCCGTAATGCTTTAGAGGCTGCGAAGCCCGGCAGAGTCATCGCCCTCTCGACCATTGGCGGCCAGGTCGATCGTGACAATCTTCTCATCCAGCTTCACCATTGGGAACAAGCGTTGCGTACTCTCGGTCTTCCCATCGTCTTCCTGCGTCCCACCTGGTTCATCGAGAACACACAGTGGCTTCTTGCCGCCGCCCGCGAAAAAGGCGTCTTCGCCTCACATCTGCAGCCTCTCGACAAGCCTGTACCCATGGTCGCTGTCGATGACATCGCGACCACTGCGTCTGATCTGCTTACCGGGAAGGACCGCACAACCGGCATCGTGGAGCTCACCGGTCCCCAAGACGTAACGCCCATCGAGATTGCATCGACACTTGGTCACTTCTTCAGCCGCGAAGTCCGCGCTCAAGCCATCCCGCGCGAGACATGGGAGACAGAGTTCCGCGCCGCCGGTATGCAACATCCCGAACCTCGTATGCGCATGCTCGACGGCTTCAACGAAGGCTGGATCCGCTTCGAAGGCGCACCCCGCCGCGGCACTACCACTCTCGAAACCGCCCTGCGCCAGCTCATTCTGCAGAAAGCCTGA
- a CDS encoding LysR family transcriptional regulator, with protein sequence MHPMNFDERTLNGMGVLAAVVRSGSFAAAGKVLGISQSGVSRAISRLEQRVGVRLLERTSRSVTLTAEGRRLHEQILPLLAGLEEAAASIQSDGTEISGRLRVNADALFTQLLLGPRLREFLERYPRLTLELDTGARAKDLAGEGYDLAIRFGDPPESSMIARRLLETRVLTVASPAYLKRYGQPNSPEDLREGHVLIDYRDPESGQPFEWIFQRGRRQISIETRGRLIVNDVVTMHAACLSGYGIAQVLELGMEKHLRSGRLVELFPDWPEERFPLFALYPSRKHLPQRTRAFLEFVEQVASS encoded by the coding sequence ATGCATCCGATGAACTTCGATGAACGAACATTGAACGGGATGGGTGTACTGGCTGCGGTAGTGCGTAGCGGGAGCTTCGCTGCAGCGGGAAAAGTATTGGGCATCTCGCAGTCGGGCGTGAGCCGTGCGATCTCGCGCCTGGAGCAGCGGGTCGGGGTCCGTTTGCTGGAGCGCACCAGCCGGTCGGTAACCCTCACAGCAGAAGGCCGTCGTCTGCACGAGCAAATTCTTCCGCTGTTAGCGGGCCTGGAAGAAGCCGCCGCATCCATCCAGAGTGATGGCACGGAGATCTCTGGAAGATTGCGGGTCAATGCTGACGCTCTGTTTACGCAGCTACTGCTGGGTCCGCGGCTGCGGGAGTTTCTGGAGCGCTATCCGCGGCTGACACTGGAGCTGGATACCGGCGCTCGGGCAAAAGATCTGGCGGGTGAGGGATACGATCTCGCAATCCGCTTCGGCGATCCTCCGGAGTCGAGCATGATTGCCCGCAGGCTGCTGGAGACACGTGTTCTGACGGTGGCCTCTCCGGCATACCTGAAACGTTACGGACAGCCGAATAGCCCGGAAGACCTGCGCGAAGGACATGTGCTGATCGACTATCGCGATCCGGAGAGCGGACAACCGTTTGAATGGATCTTCCAACGAGGACGGCGACAGATCAGTATCGAGACACGCGGGCGCCTGATAGTGAATGACGTGGTGACCATGCATGCGGCGTGTCTTTCGGGATATGGAATCGCGCAGGTGCTGGAGCTTGGGATGGAGAAGCATCTGCGCTCGGGACGGCTGGTAGAGCTGTTTCCGGATTGGCCAGAGGAGAGGTTCCCGTTGTTTGCTCTGTATCCATCGAGAAAGCATCTGCCGCAGAGGACGAGGGCGTTTTTGGAATTTGTGGAACAAGTTGCTAGTTCCTAG
- a CDS encoding SDR family NAD(P)-dependent oxidoreductase: MSSSEQKRPLALVTGASSGIGWELAQVLAANRYDLVLVARREERLKQLAEMLAQKHGATTQVLAIDLARPGAAAQIKAELTAREAEIDVLVNNAGFSHHGPVTQVPVERLHAIVQVNIVALMELTRMIAPCMMARGHGRILNVSSVVGFTPTPFATVYAATKAFVTSFSEALAEELVGTGVTVTTLCPGTTKTEFAEAAGMTKTIAFRSGAMSAKEVAEIGYTGMMRGERVVIAGRMNWWMVFGVRFAPRKLVARIAKKIMAPTN, from the coding sequence ATGTCTTCAAGCGAACAAAAGAGGCCGTTGGCGCTGGTTACCGGTGCGAGCAGCGGCATTGGATGGGAGCTGGCACAGGTGCTGGCCGCGAATCGCTACGACCTGGTGCTGGTAGCCCGCCGGGAAGAGCGGCTCAAGCAACTGGCGGAGATGCTGGCACAGAAGCATGGCGCCACGACACAGGTGCTGGCGATCGATCTCGCGCGGCCGGGAGCGGCCGCGCAGATCAAAGCAGAGCTCACGGCGCGTGAAGCAGAGATTGATGTACTGGTGAACAATGCCGGCTTCAGCCACCACGGACCGGTAACACAAGTGCCAGTCGAGCGACTGCATGCGATCGTGCAGGTCAATATCGTGGCGCTGATGGAGCTGACGCGGATGATCGCACCCTGCATGATGGCGCGTGGGCATGGACGCATTCTGAATGTCAGTTCAGTCGTAGGATTTACGCCGACTCCATTCGCGACCGTGTATGCAGCCACGAAAGCATTTGTGACGAGTTTCAGTGAGGCTCTGGCGGAGGAGCTGGTGGGGACCGGCGTTACGGTCACGACGTTATGCCCGGGGACAACAAAGACGGAGTTCGCGGAGGCGGCGGGTATGACAAAGACAATCGCCTTCCGCAGCGGTGCCATGTCCGCTAAAGAGGTCGCTGAGATCGGCTATACCGGCATGATGCGCGGAGAGAGAGTCGTGATCGCCGGACGGATGAACTGGTGGATGGTCTTTGGGGTTCGGTTTGCGCCGAGGAAGTTGGTCGCGAGGATTGCGAAGAAGATCATGGCACCAACTAATTGA
- the rsmG gene encoding 16S rRNA (guanine(527)-N(7))-methyltransferase RsmG — protein sequence MTTLSLETMESLLQPYLPSGVPAGVAEKLSGYLDLLLKWNARTNLTAIRQPEEMVRRHFGESLFAGGLLPAETGTLLDLGSGGGFPGIPIQILRPETAVTLAESQGKKAAFLREVVRTLGLKTAVWGDRAEKLAESFDVVAMRAVDKMQEMIPVAEKLVGPGGYLMLLTTRVQVEELRRPARFVVPLPGSVDGVVALFHVEQAG from the coding sequence ATGACCACGCTTTCCCTGGAAACCATGGAGTCCTTACTGCAACCGTATCTGCCCTCTGGAGTACCCGCTGGTGTCGCAGAGAAATTGTCGGGGTACTTAGACCTGCTGCTGAAGTGGAATGCCCGGACAAACCTGACGGCTATCCGACAGCCAGAGGAGATGGTGCGCCGGCACTTCGGGGAGAGCCTCTTTGCCGGGGGATTATTGCCAGCGGAAACAGGAACGCTGCTCGACCTGGGATCTGGAGGTGGATTCCCGGGGATCCCGATCCAGATCCTGCGGCCAGAAACCGCGGTGACCTTGGCGGAGTCCCAAGGGAAGAAGGCGGCGTTTCTGCGGGAGGTCGTTCGGACGCTGGGGTTGAAGACAGCGGTCTGGGGAGACCGGGCGGAGAAATTGGCCGAGAGCTTCGATGTCGTCGCGATGCGGGCCGTGGACAAGATGCAGGAGATGATCCCGGTGGCGGAGAAGCTGGTTGGTCCCGGGGGGTATCTGATGTTGCTGACAACCCGTGTCCAGGTTGAGGAGTTACGCCGGCCCGCGAGGTTCGTTGTGCCGCTGCCCGGGTCGGTGGATGGGGTAGTAGCTTTGTTCCACGTGGAACAGGCAGGTTGA
- a CDS encoding LssY C-terminal domain-containing protein — protein MSFTGNWQLATGNWQLATGNWQLATGNWQLATGNWQLATGNWQLATGNWQNCRPANITRVTVVPPPMIRPIATLALSAFACTLAAQQPTASSVDVLIKPGHTFGRAVARIDGKPKPQLVTRRATHAWLAEQAHSVIVVAPPEKGHLQQQLRIFDLDSGERHTLGDLPLDGPEFLEVQNGDDPPVFLLKGSQNGQPVVYLADTTAIHTRLVGATRPTLTSDTLRYTPAGGSTAKEIPRRTALGEDLFHRIFLTGGETLQLLPDGRAVVVRNGKPESATWLTDGEALFVHSGSRTDTILRSSLRQQNGVPAETRLTLRLLQPLNSRTDKAGKPVEAALILPAVVDGRIYLPQNTHLTGHIVKVSGVHYGFGHESAAVTLHFEQAQVPNGPTLPVDVRVVQVENARETVDAAGTIKGQRATATLGHSAEGQITGLAQVDPIAYVALTADSIAVLGFAESEILYSAGTEMIGALNLPLVTATTYPRTTAREVTSLQAELPPFLQTLPFRTTTQVGDHPSDLTSIVFLGSPDALKRAFAASGWVTTDSLTAASTFSTLRSISGTQTYNEAPMSTLLLDYQEPITTLTKTTNTFNARHHLRVFSTGKTFDGKTVLTASTTQDTGIAFSRKKRTFIHVIDQYIDNERDKVVNDLIFTRCVDAFQMVPRPWVPRDAYNSTGDRLRTDGDVAVLRLNDCNAPVITTPTPASRPNKFERSVRNTMLTLRSQLYRSNLIYQGIDYSRKGFTLFSEHDAPANLGNWYRTEASDAGDEESSDNIGRPQSHPAKQVMERDTSLARNRWAPPKYEIALHGGYTRFRHEALEADIVLLVPGKDTDPLYIAGLADEVGDGWTAGFSVTVNTWKWVSNEFSYFRQQGKYRLGAFAITIPAGDTPISDSDFNQATATVGLTTRQFEYNSLVHFRPPSSRWRPYVAAGPVLQLIALADAPLKRPSSYYTLGLKNLGLFKAAYDFGNTPPLDGGGIFQPGLQYGAGIKYRVTPRFTMRMDWRETWSRNPRIIRDSYESFLPDTLPDSYEVLVLNGPPDSMFFQQRATMGFAFTF, from the coding sequence TTGTCTTTCACTGGCAACTGGCAACTGGCAACTGGCAACTGGCAACTGGCAACTGGCAACTGGCAACTGGCAACTGGCAACTGGCAACTGGCAACTGGCAACTGGCAACTGGCAACTGGCAACTGGCAACTGGCAACTGGCAACTGGCAAAACTGTCGCCCCGCAAACATAACCCGGGTTACAGTGGTACCACCCCCGATGATTCGTCCCATTGCAACTCTCGCTCTCTCTGCCTTTGCCTGCACACTTGCGGCGCAACAGCCGACGGCGAGCTCCGTCGACGTCCTCATCAAGCCCGGCCATACCTTCGGAAGAGCCGTAGCGCGCATCGATGGCAAGCCCAAACCGCAGCTCGTCACCCGGCGGGCCACGCATGCCTGGCTGGCCGAACAGGCGCACTCGGTCATCGTCGTCGCACCGCCGGAGAAGGGGCATCTGCAGCAGCAGCTCCGCATCTTCGATCTCGATTCCGGGGAACGCCACACTCTCGGTGACCTTCCCCTTGATGGACCCGAGTTCCTCGAAGTGCAGAACGGCGACGATCCCCCTGTCTTCCTGCTCAAAGGCAGCCAGAACGGTCAACCTGTGGTCTACCTCGCGGACACCACAGCGATTCACACGCGCCTGGTTGGCGCGACACGTCCCACCCTCACCAGCGATACCCTTCGCTACACTCCCGCAGGTGGTAGCACTGCCAAAGAGATTCCACGGCGCACCGCTCTCGGCGAAGATCTCTTCCACCGCATCTTTCTGACGGGTGGCGAGACGCTGCAGCTTCTTCCTGACGGACGCGCCGTAGTGGTCCGCAACGGCAAGCCGGAGTCAGCCACATGGCTCACGGACGGCGAAGCTCTCTTTGTTCACTCTGGTTCGCGCACAGACACCATCCTGCGTTCTTCGCTCCGGCAACAGAACGGTGTCCCCGCCGAGACGCGACTCACACTTCGCCTGCTGCAGCCTTTGAACTCGCGCACAGACAAGGCTGGAAAGCCGGTGGAGGCCGCTCTCATTCTTCCCGCTGTCGTCGACGGCCGCATTTATCTTCCGCAGAACACCCACTTGACCGGACATATCGTGAAGGTTAGTGGTGTGCACTATGGCTTCGGTCATGAGTCTGCCGCCGTCACCCTTCACTTCGAGCAGGCGCAGGTTCCCAACGGCCCTACACTTCCAGTCGATGTGCGTGTCGTGCAGGTTGAGAACGCCCGCGAGACCGTGGATGCTGCTGGAACCATCAAAGGTCAGCGCGCTACCGCCACTCTTGGCCACTCTGCCGAGGGCCAGATCACCGGCCTCGCGCAGGTCGATCCAATCGCTTACGTTGCGCTCACCGCCGACTCCATCGCTGTGCTCGGCTTTGCCGAGAGTGAGATTCTCTACTCCGCCGGCACCGAGATGATCGGCGCGCTCAACCTGCCACTGGTTACCGCGACGACGTATCCGCGCACGACGGCACGCGAGGTCACCTCTCTTCAGGCGGAGCTCCCACCTTTCCTCCAGACGCTTCCCTTCCGCACGACGACTCAGGTAGGCGATCATCCTTCGGATCTCACCAGCATCGTCTTTCTCGGATCCCCCGATGCTCTCAAACGCGCCTTCGCCGCCTCCGGCTGGGTTACAACCGACTCACTTACCGCCGCCTCGACGTTCTCCACACTGCGTAGCATCAGCGGCACCCAGACCTACAACGAAGCTCCTATGTCGACGCTCCTGCTCGATTATCAGGAGCCCATCACCACGCTGACCAAGACCACTAACACCTTCAACGCGCGTCATCACCTGCGTGTCTTCTCCACCGGCAAGACCTTCGATGGGAAGACCGTGCTTACGGCTTCGACAACGCAGGACACGGGCATCGCCTTCTCGCGAAAGAAGCGCACCTTCATTCACGTCATCGATCAGTACATCGACAATGAGCGCGACAAGGTGGTCAATGACCTGATCTTCACCCGCTGCGTGGATGCTTTCCAGATGGTGCCTAGGCCCTGGGTTCCGCGCGATGCCTATAACTCCACCGGCGATCGCCTGCGCACCGACGGCGATGTTGCCGTGCTTCGCCTGAACGATTGCAACGCACCGGTCATCACCACACCGACACCCGCTTCGCGGCCCAACAAGTTCGAGCGCAGTGTGCGCAACACCATGCTCACGCTACGCAGCCAGCTCTACCGCAGCAATCTCATCTACCAGGGCATCGACTACAGCCGCAAAGGGTTCACTCTCTTCTCGGAGCACGATGCTCCCGCGAACCTCGGAAACTGGTATCGCACCGAAGCCTCTGACGCCGGCGATGAAGAGAGCTCCGACAACATTGGTCGTCCGCAGAGCCATCCGGCAAAGCAGGTGATGGAGCGCGATACCTCGCTCGCCCGCAACCGTTGGGCTCCGCCGAAGTACGAGATCGCATTGCACGGAGGCTACACTCGCTTCCGGCATGAGGCGCTTGAAGCCGATATCGTTCTGCTGGTTCCCGGCAAAGACACTGATCCGCTCTACATTGCAGGCCTCGCCGATGAGGTTGGTGATGGCTGGACGGCCGGCTTTTCCGTCACGGTGAACACCTGGAAATGGGTCTCGAACGAGTTCAGCTACTTCCGTCAGCAGGGCAAATACCGTCTCGGCGCCTTCGCGATCACCATCCCCGCGGGAGACACACCAATCAGTGATTCGGACTTCAACCAGGCCACTGCAACCGTCGGCCTGACAACGCGCCAGTTCGAGTACAACTCGCTTGTGCACTTCCGTCCGCCGAGCTCACGCTGGCGTCCTTATGTTGCCGCCGGCCCTGTGCTGCAGTTGATTGCTCTGGCGGATGCTCCGCTGAAGCGTCCCTCGTCGTATTACACGCTCGGGCTCAAGAACCTCGGACTCTTCAAAGCCGCCTACGACTTCGGCAATACGCCTCCACTCGACGGTGGAGGCATCTTCCAACCCGGACTCCAGTACGGCGCCGGCATCAAATACCGCGTGACACCTCGCTTCACCATGCGCATGGACTGGCGCGAGACCTGGTCCCGCAACCCGCGCATCATCCGCGACTCCTACGAAAGCTTTCTTCCCGATACCCTTCCGGATAGCTACGAAGTCCTCGTCCTCAACGGCCCACCCGACAGCATGTTTTTCCAACAACGCGCCACCATGGGCTTCGCCTTCACGTTCTAA